Proteins encoded together in one Vicia villosa cultivar HV-30 ecotype Madison, WI unplaced genomic scaffold, Vvil1.0 ctg.002367F_1_1, whole genome shotgun sequence window:
- the LOC131638664 gene encoding uncharacterized protein LOC131638664, translating to MGHLIACTYDMMCIDLTRYGFSETFFPLRTTPPTNPNDRIMCHFVQVYLKPGCPIPPTSPEWALHHTETADTWQNHFVDMMHDFERLNNIEKESNAEKSRLEPPIDLAGDSSFDVFSSFKV from the coding sequence AtgggacatcttattgcatgcACATATGACATGATGTGCATTGACTTGACGCGTTATGGTTTTTCGGAAACCTTTTTTCCACTCCGCACTACACCTCCTACAAATCCAAATGATCGTATTATGTGTCATTTtgtgcaagtttacttgaaaccgggATGCCCCATACCACCAACGTCACCAGAATGGGCACTTCATCATACCGAAACTGCCGATACGTGGCAGAATCATTTTGTGGATATGATGCATGATTTCGAAAGGTTGAATAACATCGAAAAGGAATCAAATGCTGAAAAGTCAAGATTAGAACCTCCAATAGATTTAGCCGGCGACAGTTCTTTTGATGTATTTtctagtttcaaagtgtaa
- the LOC131638660 gene encoding uncharacterized protein LOC131638660 yields MPVSDSPDVSDDPSIHDDEGSEEEVEEEVEEVEEEEDEDQEEEEEEEEVEEVEEEVEEEVEEEEEEEEVEEEEVEEEEETVEVEEEEEEVEEEEEVEEEEEVEEEEEEEEMEEIEVEVEEEEEEEEEQETIVEEKNEGKQVIPVSLPNANELSKETVEVVVEEEEEEEEEEEEEEVEEEVEEEEVEEEEEEEEEKEEEAIEMEDEKEQETVVEKKDKDKHGVLDSLPDADKHSKDSSQHMELDVKEENLQPVSSMPENPEVIRSSHDMELDVKEKNLRPVSSVPENPEVIRSSHDMEENNAMFLASVLPHEDLTLKQEVSSPPKPSENLNSAEDEKNQDLNVDVENSGYLQKKTFGGSSEPDCNSKASLSDVKDIDSKATKSSSNTVKDVVTGIIPRDDFVEDANGGQNSKEKFMQSETESRVDAKQKPSRARSPSPSAQITDGNKRRAVTCAFFAKGWCIRGSSCSFLHIKDSADNEKRELKLEKGVKENVDWSRTNEKEASPSWHPSHEKEKFPMRDSLFPENRSAFNTSNNYFSSNLTSYSSHAEGMAAIRNQLMYRGTKDFSSSLGASALDSKKLLNSEKEYHAYKSTFSSDREDLYRGGSSRVSPHANGYKLKTSSYDWEPSVPFRPSFFITSMNVSSPGDLYDPLRDSIEIPNIGDGSLKASLLIRGSSIQASSQVRTYDDSAAVGKHMSDLNDDKSSVSSHNKFYENEPNRSSVPRGKDSLATKTEITSGTCANYQNGSIDVGQNAFSVEDRIETTKKRSKHDARHHGDGSEHKNKRVARDDKNHEMEVDFQTDGSNHKETKALKIFRAALVDLVKELLKPFWHEGRLSKEAHITIVKKSVDKVVSTLEPHQIPTNEDSAKLYISSCRPKITKLVHGYVNKHGKS; encoded by the exons ATGCCTGTTTCAGATTCTCCTGACGTATCAGATGATCCTTCTATTCATGATGATGAAGGCTCCGaggaagaagtagaagaagaggtTGAAGAagtagaagaggaagaagatgaagatcaggaagaggaagaagaagaggaagaggtggaagaagttGAAGAGGAGGTGGAGgaagaagttgaagaagaagaggaggagGAAGAAGTTGAGGAGGAAGAGGTTGAGGAGGAAGAGGAAACAGTAGAAGTGGAAGAGGAGGAGGAAGAAGTTGAGGAGGAGGAAGAAGTtgaggaggaagaagaagttgaggaggaggaggaggaagaagagatggaagaaattgaagttgaagttgaagaggaagaggaagaggaggaagaacaaGAGACAATAGTAGAggagaaaaatgaaggcaaacAAGTGATTCCAGTTTCTCTGCCCAATGCGAATGAGCTTAGCAAAG aaACTGTAGAGGTGGTGgtggaggaagaggaagaggaagaagaagaggaagaggaagaggaagtggAGGAGGAAGTGGAGGAAGAGGaggtggaggaggaggaggaagaagaagaagaaaaagaagaagaagcaatagAGATGGAAGATGAGAAAGAACAAGAAACAGTAGTAGAGAAGAAAGATAAAGACAAGCACGGGGTTCTAGATTCTCTTCCCGATGCAGATAAACATAGCAAAG ATTCAAGCCAACATATGGAGCTTGATGTGAAAGAGGAGAATTTGCAGCCAGTTTCTTCTATGCCCGAGAATCCTGAAGTAATACGGTCATCACATGATATGGAACTTGATGTGAAAGAGAAGAATTTGCGGCCAGTTTCTTCTGTGCCCGAGAATCCTGAAGTAATACGGTCATCACATGATATGGAAGAGAATAATGCCATGTTTTTAGCATCTGTTCTGCCGCATGAGGACTTGACATTGAAGCAAGAAGTTTCTAGTCCTCCAAAACCAAGTGAAAACTTAAATTCTGCTGAAGATGAAAAAAATCAAGACTTAAATGTTGATGTTGAAAATTCTGGATATCTTCAGAAGAAAACCTTTGGAGGAAGCAGTGAACCAGATTGCAATAGCAAAGCTTCTTTATCTGATGTTAAGGATATTGATTCTAAAGCCACCAAGTCATCTAGTAATACGGTAAAAGACGTGGTTACTGGAATCATACCGAGAGATGATTTTGTGGAGGATGCTAATGGTGGTCAGAACTCTAAGGAGAAATTTATGCAGTCAGAGACGGAGTCAAGGGTTGATGCGAAACAAAAGCCATCAAG GGCTAGAAGTCCTTCTCCCAGTGCTCAGATTACAGATGGAAACAAAAGACGTGCAGTTACATGTGCTTTTTTTGCTAAAGGTTGGTGCATCAGAGGTAGTTCTTGTAGCTTTCTTCATATAAAAGATAGCGCGGATAATGAGAAGAGAGAATTGAAATTGGAAAAAG GTGTTAAGGAAAATGTTGACTGGTCAAGAACG AATGAGAAAGAAGCAAGTCCAAGTTGGCATCCATCTCATGAAAAAGAAAAGTTTCCAATGAGGGACAGCTTGTTTCCGGAGAATCGATCTGCATTTAATACATCAAACAATTATTTCAGCTCAAATCTGACCTCGTATTCATCCCATGCAGAGGGAATGGCTGCTATTCGAAACCAACTTATGTACAGAGGAACAAAAGATTTTAGTTCGTCTTTAGGTGCAAGTGCTTTGGACTCTAAAAAGCTTTTGAATAGTGAGAAAGAATATCACGCCTATAAGTCTACTTTCTCTTCAGACCGGGAAGATTTGTATCGAGGTGGTTCATCTAGGGTTTCACCACATGCTAATGGATATAAACTAAAAACCAGTTCTTATGATTGGGAACCTTCTGTTCCATTTCGACCATCCTTTTTTATCACTTCAATGAATGTATCATCCCCTGGAGATCTGTATGACCCTCTTCGAGATAGCATTGAGATACCTAATATAGGAGACGGGTCTTTGAAAGCTTCTCTTCTAATTCGAGGGTCATCTATCCAGGCTTCATCACAGGTGCGGACATATGATGATTCTGCTGCAGTTGGGAAACACATGTCCGATcttaatgatgacaaaagttcGGTATCTTCCCAtaataaattttatgaaaatgaGCCAAACAGAAGTTCAGTTCCTCGTGGAAAAGATTCTCTTGCAACCAAAACAGAAATAACATCAGGAACTTGTGCAAACTACCAAAATGGTAGCATAGATGTGGGGCAAAATGCCTTTAGTGTTGAAGATAGGATTGAAACAACGAAAAAACGATCCAAGCATGATGCTAGGCATCACGGTGATGGATCAGAGCACAAAAATAAAAGAGTAGCAAGGGATGATAAAAATCATGAAATGGAGGTTGACTTTCAGACGGATGGCAGTAATCACAAAGAAACAAAGGCACTGAAAATTTTTCGTGCAGCCCTTGTTGATCTAGTGAAAGAGTTGCTAAAACCATTTTGGCATGAGGGTCGTCTCAGCAAGGAAGCACATATAACAATAGTTAAAAAATCAGTTGACAAGGTTGTTAGCACTTTAGAGCCACACCAAATTCCAACAAATGAAGATTCTGCTAAGCTATATATTTCTTCATGTCGgccgaaaattacaaagttagtCCAT GGATATGTCAATAAACATGGAAAATCTTGA
- the LOC131638661 gene encoding uncharacterized protein LOC131638661 — translation MYKFSTDIAISDHESLHTMKGNKPPTKLVSDSISMDSLSFSGLVSIQDQQKNLHSPPTNQAKQFLVSKHDQEFEFTNPKVNLNSPVNPIKITPADQLISNGQLQLQPQAFAFQTTQNLIVTPTSSSRSLLAAHSGSEMASGKTGSSMKYHELGKESKHTNKPNTKKRTGFCQRMKSFLSPCRECRTAKQGAVKAHTVQRENLKIY, via the coding sequence ATGTATAAGTTTTCAACCGATATAGCCATTTCGGATCATGAATCATTGCATACCATGAAAGGAAACAAGCCTCCTACAAAACTTGTGTCTGATAGCATTTCAATGGACTCGCTCTCTTTTAGCGGTCTTGTTTCTATTCAAGATCAACAGAAAAACCTCCATTCTCCTCCTACTAACCAGGCGAAACAGTTCCTGGTAAGCAAACATGACCAAGAGTTTGAATTTACTAACCCGAAAGTAAACTTGAATTCACCTGTCAATCCAATCAAGATCACACCTGCTGATCAGCTTATTTCCAATGGTCAACTTCAACTTCAACCACAAGCATTTGCATTTCAAACAACTCAGAATTTGATCGTTACTCCAACCAGTTCCTCGAGATCATTACTAGCAGCTCATAGCGGTAGTGAAATGGCGAGCGGAAAAACAGGCAGCAGTATGAAATATCATGAACTTGGCAAAgaaagcaaacatacaaacaagcCAAACACTAAGAAGAGGACAGGCTTTTGTCAGAGAATGAAGTCTTTTCTATCACCATGTCGAGAATGCCGAACTGCTAAGCAAGGTGCTGTTAAAGCACACACTGTTCAaagagaaaatttgaaaatatactGA